In one Methanobacterium sp. genomic region, the following are encoded:
- the aroA gene encoding 3-phosphoshikimate 1-carboxyvinyltransferase, whose product MELTIQKTDAIEGVIKAPPSKSYTHRAIIISSLGDGESLLKDPLFSEDTLASLNACEALGAEIKQEKESCIVQGTGGKLKTPEDVLDLKNSGTTLRIMTSVASLAPGYTVLTGDSSLRTRPMQDLLDALHGLSVTVFSTRNNGKAPICIKGGFKGGKTDIKGDVSSQFISSLLIASPYAENPVDINIKGNFISKPYVDMTTDVMEKFRVNVDYDKKNNSFHVENQSYKGRDYTIEGDFSSASYIIGAAAALEGEVLVKNVFKDSKQGDKQILDIVKEMGAEVKFKKDEVAIHGHGELQGIDVSLENAPDLLPTVSALGAISEGETRITNVEHARFKETDRIHTCAVELSKLGVSLKEEHDGLIIKGGAKGGVVKSHGDHRLVMALSLVGLKVGGVKIENASVYNVSFPDFPDAMKKLGCKIEVHK is encoded by the coding sequence ATGGAACTGACAATCCAAAAAACCGACGCTATAGAAGGAGTAATTAAAGCACCCCCTTCTAAAAGCTACACCCACCGGGCTATTATCATTTCATCGCTTGGAGATGGAGAATCCCTGCTAAAAGACCCTCTTTTTTCTGAAGATACATTAGCTTCCTTAAACGCATGTGAAGCATTAGGTGCAGAAATAAAACAGGAAAAAGAATCATGCATTGTTCAGGGCACTGGAGGAAAGTTGAAAACACCAGAAGATGTTCTGGACCTTAAAAATTCAGGCACAACCCTCAGAATAATGACTTCAGTAGCCTCCCTTGCACCTGGTTACACTGTTTTAACTGGAGATAGTTCTTTAAGGACAAGGCCTATGCAGGATTTACTTGACGCACTTCATGGTCTTTCTGTCACTGTTTTTTCAACAAGGAATAATGGTAAAGCACCAATATGCATTAAAGGCGGGTTTAAAGGAGGGAAAACTGATATAAAGGGTGATGTTAGTTCCCAGTTCATTTCTTCACTTCTTATAGCTTCTCCATATGCAGAAAATCCCGTTGACATTAATATTAAGGGAAATTTCATCTCAAAACCATATGTGGACATGACAACAGACGTTATGGAAAAATTCAGGGTTAATGTTGATTACGACAAAAAGAACAATTCTTTCCATGTGGAAAATCAAAGCTACAAAGGAAGGGATTATACCATTGAAGGTGATTTTTCATCTGCTTCTTACATAATAGGGGCTGCGGCAGCTCTTGAAGGTGAAGTTCTGGTTAAAAACGTTTTTAAAGACTCAAAACAGGGAGATAAACAGATTCTTGATATTGTTAAGGAAATGGGTGCAGAGGTTAAGTTTAAAAAAGATGAAGTTGCAATACATGGACATGGAGAACTTCAAGGTATCGACGTAAGCCTTGAAAATGCACCAGACCTTCTGCCAACTGTATCTGCTCTTGGAGCAATTTCAGAAGGTGAAACAAGGATTACAAATGTGGAACATGCAAGGTTTAAAGAAACTGATAGAATTCATACCTGTGCAGTTGAACTATCCAAACTTGGAGTTTCCTTAAAAGAAGAACATGACGGCCTTATAATTAAGGGTGGGGCTAAAGGAGGGGTTGTAAAATCACACGGGGACCATCGCCTGGTGATGGCACTTTCACTTGTAGGTTTGAAGGTTGGCGGCGTTAAGATAGAAAATGCGTCAGTCTACAACGTGTCTTTCCCTGATTTCCCTGATGCTATGAAAAAACTGGGATGTAAAATAGAAGTACATAAATAA
- a CDS encoding valine--tRNA ligase, whose product MTKINISKDYDHKRETYWQNKWQKEDIYRFTGDGTGPDYIIDTPPPYPTGATHMGHVLNWTYIDIIARFKRMNGFNVLFPQGWDCHGLPTEVKVEEIHGIKKGDVSREEFRQMCIDLTAKNIKQMKTQMISLGFSQDWSREFVTMTPEYMRKTQLSFLKMYDKGLIYRGIHPVNWCPRCETAIAFAEVEYHENETYLNFLEFPVEEREEGLMIATTRPELLSACVAVVVHPEDERYKKLAGKRVEIPLFGRNVEIITDEEVDPEFGTGAVMICTFGDKTDVLWVNKYNLDIVEALDEKGIMKDVSCKYAGMNIKECKEKIVEDLQSEGYLKKQEKIEQNVGLCWRCKTPVEILVKNQWFVDVKSMLYGVKEATDEMKWIPEHMKTRLLNWTGAMEWDWCISRQRIFATPVPVWYCSECGKVHIATEDILPVDPTKERSEGRCECGNGDFTGETDVLDTWMDSSISPLSIADWPDESFKDYYPASLRPQGHDIIRTWAFYTILRCKALTNERPFDEIVVNGMVFGEDGHKMSKSRGNVISTEAVLGDYGADALRLWAANSVPGSDVPFAWKDVKYGYKFIRKFWNAFRFINMHIEGFKASMSSEEICENLNPMDKWILSKLNRIVADVTESIDSYNFANAVGKIHAFVWHDFCDEYIEAVKYRLYGDELKKSKEAVQYTLQTVISTSLKLLAPLTPHFVDEIYQYMGEISIHKTSWPKFKAELVDEASEEIGKIGVELIGEIRRFKSSNKMPLNAQIKTLNIYTNEEIAKKIENLINDIKGTMRIDNIELMFGKPDIKEKVTEIIPQMAKIGPEFKGDVPKILKYLQLEDMDKAAALLGEEGEIIIEGSRITPEHVEVKKEAVSKTGEKVEVIHTASDTILEIIV is encoded by the coding sequence ATGACCAAGATCAATATTTCAAAGGACTATGATCATAAAAGAGAAACATACTGGCAAAATAAATGGCAAAAAGAGGATATTTACAGGTTTACAGGTGATGGAACAGGACCAGATTATATAATTGATACACCACCACCATACCCTACTGGTGCTACTCACATGGGACACGTTCTTAACTGGACCTATATTGACATAATTGCAAGGTTTAAAAGAATGAATGGCTTTAACGTACTTTTTCCTCAAGGCTGGGACTGCCACGGACTTCCAACTGAAGTTAAAGTTGAAGAAATACATGGGATCAAAAAAGGTGATGTTTCCCGTGAAGAATTCAGGCAAATGTGCATTGATTTAACAGCTAAAAACATCAAGCAGATGAAAACACAGATGATTTCACTGGGTTTTTCCCAGGACTGGTCCAGAGAATTTGTAACCATGACCCCTGAATACATGAGAAAAACCCAGCTCTCATTTTTGAAAATGTATGATAAAGGACTTATCTATAGAGGTATTCACCCTGTAAACTGGTGTCCACGGTGTGAAACCGCAATAGCCTTTGCAGAAGTAGAATATCATGAAAATGAAACTTATCTGAACTTTTTAGAATTTCCAGTTGAAGAAAGAGAAGAAGGCCTTATGATAGCAACAACAAGACCCGAACTCCTATCAGCTTGTGTAGCTGTCGTTGTACATCCTGAAGACGAAAGATATAAAAAACTTGCAGGTAAACGCGTTGAAATACCGCTTTTTGGACGTAATGTAGAAATAATAACCGATGAAGAAGTTGATCCTGAATTTGGTACAGGTGCTGTTATGATCTGTACTTTTGGTGATAAAACAGATGTATTATGGGTAAATAAGTATAACCTTGATATAGTGGAAGCCTTAGATGAAAAAGGTATAATGAAAGATGTTTCATGTAAATATGCTGGCATGAACATTAAAGAATGTAAGGAAAAAATCGTTGAAGATCTCCAAAGTGAAGGATACCTTAAAAAACAGGAAAAAATAGAGCAGAATGTGGGATTATGCTGGAGATGTAAAACTCCAGTAGAAATACTGGTCAAAAATCAATGGTTTGTAGATGTTAAAAGCATGTTATATGGTGTAAAAGAAGCTACAGACGAGATGAAATGGATTCCTGAGCATATGAAAACAAGGCTCCTGAACTGGACCGGTGCAATGGAGTGGGACTGGTGTATATCCCGTCAAAGGATTTTTGCAACCCCTGTCCCAGTATGGTACTGCAGTGAGTGTGGAAAAGTGCATATAGCAACAGAGGATATCTTACCTGTTGATCCAACCAAGGAAAGGTCAGAAGGAAGGTGTGAATGTGGTAACGGGGATTTTACTGGAGAAACTGATGTTCTGGACACGTGGATGGACAGTTCAATAAGCCCTCTTTCTATTGCTGACTGGCCAGATGAAAGTTTTAAAGATTACTACCCTGCATCCTTAAGGCCGCAGGGACACGACATTATAAGGACATGGGCATTTTACACAATTTTAAGATGTAAAGCATTGACTAATGAGAGGCCTTTTGATGAAATTGTGGTTAATGGAATGGTATTTGGCGAAGACGGCCATAAGATGAGTAAATCAAGGGGGAATGTTATCTCCACTGAAGCAGTTTTAGGAGATTATGGTGCAGATGCGCTTAGGCTCTGGGCTGCAAACAGTGTTCCTGGTTCTGATGTTCCCTTTGCATGGAAAGACGTTAAATATGGCTATAAATTCATCAGGAAATTCTGGAACGCATTTAGATTCATCAATATGCATATAGAAGGCTTCAAGGCAAGTATGAGCAGCGAAGAAATATGTGAAAACCTTAATCCTATGGATAAATGGATTTTATCAAAATTAAACAGGATTGTAGCTGATGTAACTGAATCAATAGATTCATACAACTTTGCAAATGCTGTGGGCAAAATACATGCCTTTGTATGGCATGATTTCTGTGATGAGTACATAGAAGCTGTTAAATACAGGCTTTATGGAGATGAGCTTAAAAAATCAAAAGAAGCAGTACAGTACACTCTCCAAACAGTTATATCAACATCTCTCAAGCTTTTAGCTCCCTTAACTCCTCATTTTGTAGATGAAATCTATCAATATATGGGAGAAATAAGTATCCATAAAACTTCATGGCCTAAATTCAAAGCTGAACTTGTTGATGAAGCATCAGAAGAGATTGGTAAAATAGGAGTAGAGTTAATAGGAGAAATAAGAAGGTTTAAATCATCGAATAAAATGCCTTTAAATGCTCAAATAAAAACGTTGAATATTTATACAAATGAGGAGATAGCTAAGAAAATAGAAAATTTAATCAACGATATTAAGGGAACCATGAGAATAGATAACATAGAATTAATGTTTGGAAAACCAGATATCAAAGAAAAAGTAACAGAAATCATCCCTCAAATGGCAAAAATAGGGCCTGAATTTAAAGGAGACGTTCCCAAAATTTTAAAATACCTCCAATTGGAGGATATGGATAAAGCAGCGGCTTTACTTGGTGAAGAAGGGGAAATAATCATTGAAGGTAGCAGAATAACTCCTGAACATGTAGAGGTTAAAAAAGAAGCTGTGAGCAAAACTGGTGAAAAAGTAGAAGTGATACACACTGCCAGTGACACCATACTTGAAATAATTGTTTAA
- the nth gene encoding endonuclease III — MDRLAKYAADPPKNQDPFRVLITTILSHRTRDENTDQAAAALFNAYKTPEEIANAPDEKIEKLIKKAGFYRVKAKRIKEVSRIIHRDYRDIVPDDIEELLGLPGVGRKTANCVIVYGFGKNAIPVDVHVHRISNRLGLVHTRNPDETESELAKIVPEEYWIDLNLKFVRFGQDICRPIGPRHEECPLNDLCDFYREIKEN, encoded by the coding sequence ATGGATAGGCTTGCTAAATACGCCGCAGATCCTCCAAAAAATCAGGACCCATTCAGGGTGCTTATCACAACTATTCTCTCACACCGTACTCGTGATGAAAACACTGATCAGGCTGCTGCTGCTCTTTTTAACGCATATAAAACTCCTGAAGAAATTGCAAATGCACCAGATGAAAAAATCGAGAAATTAATTAAAAAAGCGGGTTTTTACAGGGTAAAAGCAAAGAGAATCAAGGAAGTTTCCCGGATTATTCACAGAGATTACAGGGACATAGTTCCAGATGACATTGAAGAGCTTCTGGGACTTCCAGGCGTTGGAAGGAAAACTGCTAACTGTGTTATAGTTTATGGATTTGGAAAAAATGCCATTCCAGTGGATGTGCATGTTCATAGAATTTCTAACCGTTTAGGTCTTGTTCATACCAGAAATCCTGATGAAACAGAATCTGAACTTGCAAAAATTGTTCCTGAGGAGTACTGGATAGATTTAAATTTGAAATTTGTGCGGTTTGGACAGGATATCTGCAGGCCTATTGGGCCAAGACATGAAGAATGTCCTCTAAATGATCTCTGTGATTTTTACAGGGAAATTAAAGAAAATTGA
- a CDS encoding GTP-binding protein, with product MMRKNEVKIVILGSADSGKTTTIENLLQRKNERVTKVEHNGTTVALDYGNTVIDGERIHIFATPGHERFRFMREILSNGLDGAIVVIDSSVGVTATDADILDKLNSSSIPYVIFANKQDISPGIPESEHIKSSTKLIPTVALSGEGIHDGLEELLKIMKN from the coding sequence ATGATGCGAAAAAATGAAGTAAAAATTGTAATCTTAGGATCAGCAGATTCTGGAAAAACAACAACAATTGAAAACCTCCTTCAGAGAAAAAATGAAAGGGTAACAAAGGTTGAGCATAACGGTACAACTGTTGCACTTGATTATGGAAATACAGTAATTGACGGTGAGAGAATACATATATTCGCCACCCCTGGACATGAAAGATTCAGATTCATGCGTGAAATATTATCAAATGGTTTAGATGGCGCTATCGTTGTAATTGATAGCTCAGTTGGAGTTACAGCTACAGATGCAGATATATTAGATAAATTAAATAGCAGCAGCATTCCCTATGTGATTTTTGCAAATAAACAGGATATTTCTCCAGGTATTCCTGAATCTGAACACATTAAAAGCAGTACAAAGCTTATTCCCACAGTGGCTTTAAGCGGTGAAGGAATACATGATGGACTGGAAGAACTTCTAAAAATCATGAAAAATTAA
- a CDS encoding rubrerythrin family protein, whose translation MKKTMENLAKAFIGESQARNRYTLYSKVAKKEGYMQLSDIFLITADNEREHAKWLMKMINELKAGQAIDEIMVDAAAPVVYGTTVENIKAAIAGEHYENTEMYPGFADLAEEEGLIDIADRLRAIAHAEVHHEDRYTKILEQIEAGTLWKKDEDVEWSCRKCGHIFYGTEPPEKCPSCDHSYEYFEIRCERY comes from the coding sequence ATGAAAAAAACCATGGAAAATTTGGCAAAGGCATTTATTGGCGAAAGTCAGGCAAGAAACAGGTACACATTGTACTCTAAAGTAGCTAAAAAGGAAGGATATATGCAGCTATCAGACATTTTTCTGATTACTGCAGATAATGAACGAGAACATGCTAAATGGCTAATGAAAATGATCAACGAGTTAAAAGCTGGCCAGGCAATTGATGAAATTATGGTAGATGCAGCAGCACCAGTAGTCTATGGAACAACTGTAGAAAACATTAAAGCAGCTATTGCCGGAGAACATTATGAAAATACAGAGATGTATCCGGGATTTGCTGACTTGGCAGAAGAAGAAGGTTTAATTGATATTGCTGACAGATTAAGGGCGATAGCACACGCAGAAGTCCACCACGAAGATAGATACACCAAAATATTAGAACAGATAGAAGCCGGTACTTTATGGAAAAAAGATGAAGACGTTGAATGGAGCTGCAGAAAATGCGGACATATTTTTTATGGAACTGAACCTCCAGAAAAATGTCCATCATGCGATCATTCATATGAATACTTTGAAATTAGGTGTGAGAGGTACTGA
- a CDS encoding hemolysin family protein — translation MQNIYLELLVILILVVLNGILAMSEIAVVSSRKMKLQKMRKEGIKGADIVLELIDSPNQFLSTIQIGITLIGIVAGAFGGATIALSLENYIDQFELLRPYSDFISVFTVVLFITYLSLIIGELVPKRIAIDNPERVAVKIAKPMKILSNITKPVVYFLSESLEIVLKILGIKKPKEEVVAEDEIRMLIEEGRRTGEFEKTEEDIIKRVFDLDNRKINSLMTPKTEITWLDINSSEEELLNLIFETRKSVFPVSDGYLDNFMGVVKAKDLFKAKSEEKEFNIKKHLKEPLIVPESSYALNVLKLFKESAENVHMALVVDEYGDVEGLVTLYDILEAIVGDLPPEELEEKKIFKRADGSYLIDGSINIEEFKSIFKIKELPDEDTSNYQTLAGFIMTYLGEIPETAYKFKWNDLQFEIMDLDGFHIDKVMVYQLATKK, via the coding sequence ATGCAGAACATATATTTGGAACTTTTGGTTATTTTAATTCTTGTTGTTTTAAACGGTATTCTGGCAATGTCTGAAATTGCAGTTGTCTCTTCCAGAAAGATGAAGCTTCAAAAAATGCGTAAAGAAGGGATTAAAGGTGCAGATATTGTACTTGAACTTATTGATTCTCCCAATCAGTTTTTATCAACAATACAAATTGGAATAACGCTCATTGGAATAGTTGCTGGTGCGTTTGGTGGAGCAACCATTGCGCTAAGTTTAGAAAATTACATAGACCAGTTTGAACTTTTAAGGCCTTACAGTGATTTTATAAGCGTTTTCACTGTGGTGTTATTTATTACTTACCTGTCTTTGATTATTGGAGAGCTGGTTCCTAAAAGGATTGCTATTGATAATCCTGAAAGGGTTGCGGTTAAAATAGCAAAACCAATGAAAATATTATCTAACATCACAAAACCTGTTGTTTATTTTCTAAGCGAATCACTGGAAATAGTACTTAAAATTTTAGGTATCAAAAAACCGAAAGAAGAAGTAGTTGCTGAAGATGAGATCAGGATGCTTATTGAAGAAGGTAGAAGAACAGGAGAATTTGAAAAAACCGAAGAAGACATTATTAAACGGGTATTTGACCTTGATAACCGTAAAATAAATAGCCTAATGACTCCTAAAACAGAAATCACCTGGCTTGACATCAACAGCTCCGAAGAGGAACTTTTAAATCTGATATTTGAAACCAGAAAGTCTGTCTTTCCAGTAAGTGATGGGTATCTGGATAATTTCATGGGAGTGGTTAAGGCTAAGGATCTTTTTAAAGCAAAAAGTGAAGAAAAGGAATTTAACATTAAAAAACATCTTAAAGAACCTTTAATAGTACCTGAAAGTTCATATGCCCTCAATGTTTTGAAGTTATTTAAAGAATCTGCAGAAAATGTGCATATGGCACTTGTAGTTGACGAATATGGTGATGTAGAAGGTTTAGTCACTTTATATGATATCTTAGAAGCCATAGTTGGAGATTTACCTCCAGAAGAACTGGAAGAAAAGAAGATATTTAAACGTGCGGATGGAAGCTACCTTATAGATGGTTCAATTAATATTGAAGAATTTAAATCAATTTTTAAAATTAAAGAATTACCAGATGAAGATACAAGCAACTATCAAACTTTAGCCGGGTTTATAATGACATATCTTGGTGAAATACCGGAAACTGCATATAAATTCAAATGGAATGATCTGCAATTTGAAATTATGGATCTGGATGGCTTCCATATTGATAAAGTGATGGTATATCAGTTAGCAACAAAAAAATGA
- a CDS encoding desulfoferrodoxin, producing the protein MTEDRHVYRCNICGNIIEILHPGVGKLVCCNNEMQLLEEKREGTGTEKHVPVIEEIENGIKVKIGIFPHPMEENHCIEWIEVATEDQIYRKVLKPGDKPEAEFKIDIKDLKEVNAREYCSVHSLWIS; encoded by the coding sequence ATGACCGAAGATAGACATGTTTACAGGTGTAATATCTGTGGAAACATAATTGAAATTCTGCACCCTGGTGTGGGGAAATTAGTGTGCTGCAATAATGAAATGCAGTTACTTGAAGAAAAAAGAGAAGGTACAGGCACTGAAAAACATGTTCCAGTAATAGAAGAAATTGAAAACGGAATAAAAGTAAAAATAGGTATATTCCCCCACCCCATGGAAGAAAATCACTGTATTGAATGGATAGAAGTAGCTACTGAAGACCAGATTTATAGAAAAGTACTTAAACCAGGCGATAAACCTGAAGCAGAATTCAAAATAGATATAAAAGATCTAAAAGAAGTAAACGCCAGAGAATACTGCAGTGTTCACAGCTTATGGATATCTTAA
- a CDS encoding FxLYD domain-containing protein translates to MSLIVALGILGLINVNDNFSVANDQKNVRTILQDANPSNESLKILNHQMTKPVLGNWRVEGQVKNHGPLEIRYFLINIDFFDEKGINLNSSSIKLYNIQPGEVKDFEIEYSGNKEPKSYKLELSTHM, encoded by the coding sequence TTGAGTTTAATTGTAGCACTTGGAATTTTAGGATTAATTAATGTAAACGATAACTTCAGCGTAGCTAATGATCAAAAAAATGTTCGTACAATACTTCAAGATGCAAATCCATCAAATGAAAGTCTTAAAATACTAAACCATCAAATGACAAAGCCGGTGCTTGGTAACTGGAGGGTCGAAGGACAGGTTAAAAACCATGGACCTCTGGAAATCAGATATTTTTTAATAAACATAGATTTTTTTGATGAAAAGGGAATTAATTTAAATTCAAGCTCTATTAAACTGTATAACATTCAACCAGGAGAAGTTAAGGATTTTGAAATTGAATACAGTGGAAATAAAGAGCCAAAATCATATAAACTGGAATTAAGCACCCACATGTAG
- a CDS encoding DHH family phosphoesterase, whose product MNKICLECKGKGYKVISYRICESCHGSGFKSQLDVKKHVKGISKGAMERFDLEEEQDVPCGVCKGKGEVEVTEKCKVCAGKGEINQCRKCGKEIESGDYCKDCEVKNKVYILHPSCDIDDLEIGSDYKGKVTRTENWGIFISLSKKVFGLLRGRNLGFNAGDDLIVKVIDIKKGKGGKDEVDLAKSSIKDKYELVKLRKSIARTLIGDITTDYVKKSVRVVGEIIQIQQTSGPTIFTISDETSTTWAAAFDEPGIRVYPHINIGDIVEVLGEVNIHSGKIQIESESIEKLHGKEAIEARRLIDEAIDKKAEPETTELMVESETLNKLRERMRLAAKAIKRAIFDGRSILVRHHADADGICAGVAMEKAVIPLIRDINPGSDAEWHFFKRAPSKAPFYEIEDVVKDLSFALEDMERHGQKLPLIVLLDNGSTEEDILALIKAKIYDIEIVVIDHHYPGEVEEERVAVDDYVDVHVNPYLVGGNSEITAGALSFEVAKMINPEVKEHLMHLPGIAAVGDHASSDEAQKYIEIADSKGYSREDLEKIATVIDFEAFYLRFMNGRGIIDTILGLGNLDKHSKLVEALYNESEKRVKNQLRAALPNLKTQKLPNGVIFSVLDVEKYAHKFTYPAPGKTTGYVHDTMVKKYGEEIPIVTLAYGPDFGVIRATDAVNEMFGFNLNTIITKLVGEIPEAGIDGGGHECAGSLKFVEGLSKRVLGAFAGEIAALGK is encoded by the coding sequence ATGAATAAAATTTGTTTAGAATGTAAAGGTAAAGGTTATAAGGTCATAAGCTACAGGATCTGCGAGAGCTGTCATGGAAGCGGCTTTAAAAGTCAACTTGACGTAAAAAAACATGTGAAAGGAATTTCAAAGGGTGCGATGGAGAGATTTGACCTTGAAGAAGAGCAGGACGTGCCCTGTGGGGTATGTAAGGGTAAGGGAGAGGTAGAGGTAACTGAAAAGTGCAAAGTATGTGCGGGTAAAGGCGAAATTAACCAGTGCAGAAAATGCGGTAAGGAAATCGAATCTGGAGATTACTGCAAAGACTGTGAAGTTAAAAATAAGGTCTATATACTGCACCCTTCCTGTGATATAGATGATCTGGAAATTGGTTCAGATTATAAAGGAAAAGTCACAAGGACTGAAAACTGGGGAATATTCATAAGCCTTTCAAAAAAAGTTTTTGGACTGCTTAGAGGACGGAATCTTGGGTTCAACGCTGGCGATGATTTAATTGTAAAAGTAATTGACATAAAAAAGGGTAAAGGCGGTAAAGACGAAGTTGACCTTGCAAAGTCCAGTATTAAAGATAAATATGAGCTGGTTAAGCTCAGGAAAAGCATTGCAAGAACTTTAATTGGAGATATAACCACTGATTACGTTAAAAAATCTGTTAGAGTTGTGGGGGAGATAATCCAGATCCAGCAGACCTCAGGCCCTACAATATTCACTATTTCAGATGAAACTTCAACCACATGGGCTGCGGCATTTGATGAACCTGGAATAAGAGTTTATCCTCATATCAACATAGGGGACATTGTGGAAGTGCTTGGTGAAGTTAATATTCACAGCGGTAAAATTCAAATTGAGTCTGAATCCATTGAAAAACTCCATGGTAAAGAGGCTATTGAAGCAAGAAGGTTGATTGATGAGGCGATCGATAAAAAAGCAGAGCCTGAAACTACAGAACTGATGGTTGAAAGTGAAACTCTTAATAAATTAAGGGAGAGGATGCGTCTTGCAGCAAAAGCCATTAAAAGGGCAATTTTTGACGGCAGGTCAATTCTTGTAAGACACCATGCAGATGCAGATGGTATATGCGCCGGAGTTGCAATGGAGAAAGCTGTTATCCCTCTTATACGAGATATAAATCCTGGAAGCGATGCTGAATGGCATTTCTTTAAGAGAGCTCCAAGTAAAGCTCCATTTTATGAAATAGAAGATGTTGTAAAAGATCTTTCTTTTGCACTTGAAGATATGGAACGTCACGGTCAAAAATTGCCTCTAATAGTTCTTTTAGACAATGGCTCAACTGAAGAAGACATACTGGCACTTATAAAGGCTAAAATTTATGATATTGAAATTGTGGTTATAGATCACCACTACCCCGGGGAAGTGGAAGAGGAAAGGGTAGCTGTAGACGATTATGTGGATGTGCATGTAAATCCTTACCTTGTAGGTGGAAACTCGGAGATCACAGCAGGTGCACTTTCATTTGAAGTTGCTAAGATGATAAACCCTGAAGTTAAAGAGCATTTAATGCATTTACCCGGAATTGCAGCTGTAGGAGACCATGCAAGTTCAGATGAAGCTCAAAAATATATAGAAATCGCTGATTCAAAGGGCTATTCACGTGAAGATCTTGAAAAAATTGCAACAGTAATTGACTTTGAAGCATTTTACCTGAGATTTATGAATGGTAGAGGTATAATAGATACCATACTGGGCCTTGGAAACCTGGATAAGCATTCAAAACTGGTTGAAGCTCTTTATAATGAATCAGAAAAGAGAGTTAAAAACCAGCTTAGGGCTGCACTTCCAAACCTGAAGACTCAAAAACTTCCTAATGGGGTTATATTCAGTGTTTTAGATGTTGAAAAATACGCACATAAGTTTACATATCCTGCACCAGGTAAAACTACCGGCTATGTTCATGATACCATGGTTAAAAAGTATGGAGAAGAAATTCCTATTGTTACTCTTGCATACGGGCCTGATTTTGGAGTTATAAGAGCTACAGATGCTGTTAACGAAATGTTTGGGTTTAATTTAAACACCATTATAACAAAATTGGTTGGTGAAATTCCTGAGGCTGGAATTGACGGCGGTGGCCATGAGTGTGCTGGATCACTCAAATTTGTTGAGGGATTATCAAAAAGGGTGCTTGGAGCATTTGCTGGTGAAATTGCAGCTCTTGGAAAATAA